The following coding sequences are from one Nitrospirota bacterium window:
- a CDS encoding TIGR02757 family protein, with protein WIWINGRSSLGYPGLKKILDNLYGTYDFSERLLHDPVKFPHRYKGRRDIEVAAFIASALAYGRVTLFSPVIDRILTPMGKNPAGFIAGFDPKKDARRFDGIRYRFNKTEDIVCLIYVLSAILEKYGSVEIAFLESYDGQAVSTAISGMVRYALSLNKTPVYGQDINPAGFKQFFPSPERGSSCKRMNLFLRWMVRSGDIDFGIWKGIPANRLVIPLDTHIARISRCLSLTGRRSRDWKMAEEITESLRRLDPEDPLKYDFALCHQGIMGLCRDGVCTGDRSACPVVNL; from the coding sequence GGTGGATCTGGATCAACGGGAGATCATCTTTGGGTTACCCCGGACTTAAAAAAATCCTTGATAACTTATACGGCACCTATGATTTCAGTGAAAGACTCCTTCATGACCCCGTTAAATTTCCCCACCGCTACAAAGGCAGAAGAGATATAGAAGTTGCCGCCTTTATCGCCTCAGCCCTTGCCTACGGAAGGGTAACACTCTTCAGTCCTGTGATTGACAGAATACTGACCCCCATGGGGAAAAACCCTGCCGGCTTCATTGCCGGATTTGACCCCAAAAAAGATGCCCGCCGTTTTGATGGTATAAGATACAGGTTCAACAAAACAGAGGACATCGTCTGCCTGATTTATGTGCTCTCAGCCATACTCGAGAAATACGGCTCTGTTGAGATAGCTTTTCTTGAGTCATATGACGGCCAGGCTGTTTCAACGGCAATTTCAGGTATGGTCAGGTATGCCTTGTCTCTGAATAAAACCCCTGTGTACGGTCAGGATATAAACCCTGCGGGATTTAAACAGTTTTTCCCCTCCCCTGAGAGGGGGAGTTCCTGCAAGAGGATGAACCTTTTTCTGCGGTGGATGGTCAGGAGCGGGGATATTGACTTCGGCATCTGGAAGGGGATTCCCGCAAACCGGCTTGTTATCCCGCTTGATACGCATATAGCAAGGATCAGCAGGTGCCTCAGCCTTACCGGTCGAAGAAGCCGGGACTGGAAGATGGCTGAGGAGATTACAGAAAGCCTCAGGAGGCTCGATCCTGAAGACCCGTTAAAATATGATTTCGCCCTCTGTCATCAGGGGATTATGGGTTTGTGCAGGGATGGGGTCTGCACGGGTGATCGTTCAGCCTGTCCTGTTGTGAATTTGTAG